In the genome of Labrus mixtus chromosome 21, fLabMix1.1, whole genome shotgun sequence, one region contains:
- the tanc2b gene encoding protein TANC2 isoform X6, translated as MFRNSLKMLLTGGKANRKSRSSDGGSEDLADPRSPGLDPHLSHVGQGGSIDSDCAFEGDYAVPPLHMTEGMHHIRIMEGVSRSLPSSPLLTHQTISVRLQPVKKLTAPLRKAKFVESPRIPQSELGSPTHTSTTAKNPDLDKYCPAESSQELGPPPSVDEAANTLMTRLGFLLGDKVSEGPAGTQYSMEEPEARQGQNQRISPCSTLTSSTASPPAGSPCSTLPPAMPGQAGNKECAYGSVTSPTSTLESRDSGIIATLTSYSENMERGGKYEGSRGNLKLWQSQKSGMDSFLYRVDENMTASTYSLNKIPERNLESMSSHSAHSIPLYLMPRPNSVAATSSAHLEDLAYLDEQRHTPLRTSLRMPRQSTTCGPGRSGQDLRVRFAPYRPQDIALKPLLFEVPSITMDSVFTGREWLFQEIDAYLNSPNASTNRGVAVVGNIGFGKTAIISRLVALSCHGTRMRQIASDSPQASPKHGEGLPLTQPQPTHGTLGGGSCPGTPEMRRRQEEGMRRLASQVVAYHYCQADNAYTCLVPEFVHNVAALLCRSPHLVAYREQLLREPHLQSILSLRSCVQDPLAAFRRGVLEPLDVLYKERKINSEEDLIILIDGLNEAEFHKPDYGDTIVSFLTKTINKFPPWLKLVVTVRTTLQEITNALPFHRISLDGLEENDAIDQDLQGYILHRIHSSPEIQNNISLNGKMDNTTFGKLSAHLKALSQGSYLYLKLTFDLIEKGYLVLKSSSYKVVPVNLAEVYLLQCNMRFPTQSSFERALPLLNVAVASLHPLNDEQIYQATNAGSLQGTLDWEDFQQRVDNLSVFLVKRRDGTRMFVHPSFREWLIWREEGEKTKFLCDPRSGHTLLAFWFSRLESKLNRQQTIELGHHILKAHIFKGLSKKVGVSSSILQGLWVSYSTEGLSAALSSLRNLYTPNIKVSRLLMIGGANVNYRTEVLNNAPVLCVHAHLGYMDMVALLLEFGASVDSPSESGLTPLGYAAAGGHMAIVTALCRRRAKVDHLDKNSQCALVHAALRGHMEVVKFLIQCDWSLGPQQQQQSSQTQQQASFTKSHAVQQALIAAASMGYTEIVSYLLDLPEKDEEEVERAQINNFDTLWGETALTAASGRGKLEVCRLLLEQGAAVAQPNRRGIVPLFSAVRQGHWQIVDLLLTHGADVNLPDKQGRTPLMMAASEGHLGTVEFLLAQGASLSLMDKEGLTALSWACLKGHLPVVRCLVESGAATDHADKNGRTPLDLAAFYGDSEVVQFLVDHGAMIEHVDYSGMRPLDRAVGCRNTSVVVALLKKGAKIGCQTLPSRPRGPATWAMATSKPDIMIILLSKLIEEGDSFYKKGKVKEAAQRYQYALKKFPREGFSEDLKTFRELKVSLFLNLSRCRRKMNDFGMAEEFATKALELKPKSYEAYYARARAKRSSRQFPEALEDLNEAMKQCPNNREILRLLQRVEEECHQLNQEEQQQQDLELEPPPSPPPTPPPEDEESLSLSLSMPLPPPPEPRLEDMEPVQDLFEDEDYLEQELEAMSVGLPPPEGHANPSSLPIIQSPPLSPTHPDQIYLAGGSPMGQPYEYHPTSSSMSSPTRGSYQPTSPSLSPTHQNSHYRHSPPHTSPVHQQSYGYSSPPLGSGGQGMDHQSPPPSPLRRAAQYRASPPLESVCLYRSQSGSPVRYQTEQHPGRPKSPLSKMSSQRSFQLSSQPSLSSQHHQAQGLRLQPSIAQIVRTNQPSNVMGNSMYGGQMGHSMGGRYQGGSVDVESRLVYQPSLDGRSMPQVQASLSSGALCQHGGRGGVMESGLLKDELPQRPSSAYRASSGGPGGIRYSQTPQISRSQSAAYYPVSEHVLERANAMPPCQLGSPEMPHMVRRPVSANTTEMKQHVPTPRPLIHSQSVGLRFSPSSNNISTGSTTNLAPGFRPPSSIQQMEIPLQATYEHSCDDMSPISPSQGGGGLYQGETTRSRNTPFMGIIDKTARAQQYLHQPSRSRPMTSMDSAISPTSPGQLVHQGSTYSPPASLGNIAYYNKTNNAQNGHLLEEDYYIQTQPPSLGKLANGRGGGGGGGGGDILERVSQVPTYPDVKVARTLPVAQAYQDNMYRQLSRDSRTQGPTSPIKPKRPFVESNV; from the exons ggCCAGAACCAGAGGATAAGCCCGTGCTCCACCCTGACCAGCAGCACTGCCTCACCCCCTGCAGGCAGCCCCTGCTCCACCCTCCCCCCTGCCATGCCAGGCCAGGCTGGAAACAAGGAATGTGCCTACGGTTCTGTCACCAGTCCAACTTCAACCCTGGAGAGCCGGGACAGCGGGATTATCG CCACACTGACCAGCTACTCGGAGAACATGGAGCGAGGCGGCAAATACGAGGGCTCCCGGGGGAACCTGAAGCTGTGGCAGTCGCAGAAATCAGGCATGGACTCGTTCCTGTACAGGGTGGACGAAAACATGACCGCCTCCACCTACAGCCTCAACAAAATCCCCGAACGCAACCTGGAGAGCATGTCCTCCCACTCCGCCCACTCCATCCCTCTGTACCTCATGCCCCGCCCTAACTCTGTGGCCG CTACCAGCTCAGCCCACCTGGAGGACCTGGCGTACCTGGATGAGCAGCGACACACTCCATTACGCACCTCGCTGCGCATGCCCAGACAGAGCACCACCTGCGGGCCGGGCCGCTCCGGGCAGGACCTGAGAG TACGTTTTGCACCCTATCGGCCTCAAGACATCGCCCTCAAACCCCTGCTGTTTGAGGTGCCCAGCATCACCATGGACTCGGTCTTCACAGGCCGCGAGTGGCTCTTCCAGGAGATCGACGCCTACCTCAACAGCCCCAACGCCAGCACCAACCGCGGCGTGGCCGTCGTAGGCAACATTGGCTTCGGAAAGACCGCCATAATCTCGCGCCTGGTGGCGCTGAGCTGCCACGGCACCCGCATGAGACAGATCGCCTCGGACAGCCCGCAGGCCTCTCCCAAAC ATGGAGAGGGGCTTCCTCTCACCCAGCCTCAGCCCACTCACGGCACCCTGGGAGGAGGCAGCTGCCCCGGGACCCCTGAGATGAGGCGACGCCAGGAAGAAGGCATGAGGAGGCTGGCCTCTCAG GTGGTGGCGTACCACTACTGCCAGGCGGATAACGCCTACACCTGCCTTGTCCCCGAGTTTGTGCACAACGTGGCGGCTCTGCTGTGCCGCTCGCCGCACCTCGTTGCCTACAGGGAGCAGCTGCTGAGGGAGCCGCACCTACAGAGCATCCTGAGTCTGCGCTCCTGCGTGCAGGACCCCCTGGCTGCCTTCAGGAGGGGGGTCCTGGAGCCCCTGGATGTCCTTTACAAAg AGAGGAAAATCAACTCCGAGGAGGATCTCATCATCCTCATCGACGGTCTGAACGAGGCGGAGTTCCACAAGCCGGACTACGGAGACACCATCGTGTCCTTCCTCACAAAAACCATCAACAAGTTCCCTCCCTGGCTCAAACTGGTGGTCACAGTCAGAACCACGCTGCAG GAGATCACCAACGCGCTGCCGTTCCACCGCATCTCTCTGGACGGCCTGGAGGAGAACGACGCCATCGACCAGGACCTGCAGGGCTACATCCTGCACCGCATCCACAGCAGCCCCGAGATCCAGAACAACATCTCGCTCAACGGCAAGATGGACAACACCACCTTCGGCAAGCTCAGCGCCCACCTCAAAGCCCTGAGCCAGGGCTCCTACCTGTACCTCAAGCTCACCTTTGACCTCATCGAGAAGGGCTACCTTGTGCTGAAAAGCTCCAGCTATAAG GTGGTTCCAGTGAACCTGGCAgaggtttacctgctgcagtgcAACATGCGCTTCCCCACACAGTCGTCGTTCGAGCGGGCGCTCCCCCTGCTCAACGTGGCCGTGGCCTCGCTTCACCCGCTGAATGACGAGCAGATCTACCAGGCCACCAACGCCGGCTCGCTGCAG GGCACGCTGGACTGGGAGGATTTCCAGCAACGCGTAGACAACCTGTCAGTCTTCCTGGTGAAGAGGCGGGACGGCACCCGGATGTTTGTTCACCCGTCCTTCAGAGAGTGGCTGATCTGGAGGGAAGAAGGGGAAAAGACGAAGTTCCTCTGCGACCCGAG gagcGGCCACACACTACTGGCCTTCTGGTTCTCTCGGCTGGAGAGCAAGCTGAACCGGCAGCAGACTATTGAGCTGGGCCATCACATCCTCAAAGCACATATCTTCAAG GGCCTCAGCAAAAAAGTCGGGGTTTCCTCATCTATCTTGCAAGGCCTGTGGGTATCCTACAGCACAGAGGGCCTTTCTGCAGCACTTTCTTCTCTCAGAAACCTTTACACCCCCAACATTAAG gTGAGCCGTCTGCTCATGATAGGCGGGGCTAATGTGAACTACCGTACCGAGGTGCTGAACAACGCCCCCGTCCTGTGCGTCCACGCCCACCTGGGCTACATGGACATGGTGGCTCTGCTGCTCGAGTTCGGCGCCTCGGTCGACTCTCCGTCTGAAAGCGGTCTGACGCCGCTGGGCTACGCCGCCGCCGGGGGTCACATGGCCATAGTGACGGCGCTGTGTCGCAGGAGAGCAAAG GTGGATCACCTGGATAAGAACAGCCAGTGTGCTCTGGTTCACGCAGCCCTGCGGGGTCACATGGAGGTGGTGAAGTTCCTCATCCAGTGCGACTGGAGCCTCGgtccgcagcagcagcagcagtcgtcacaaacacaacaacaggcGTCTTTCACCAAGAGCCACGCGGTGCAGCAGGCTCTGATCGCTGCAGCCAGTATGGGATACACAGAG ATTGTGTCCTACCTGCTGGACCTGCCggagaaagatgaagaggaggtggagcgCGCTCAGATCAATAACTTCGACACCCTGTGGGGGGAGACAG cTCTGACTGCGGCCTCCGGTCGGGGGAAGCTGGAGGTCTGTCGTCTGTTACTGGAGCAgggggctgctgtggctcagccCAACAGGAGAGGCATCGTCCCGCTGTTCAGCGCCGTCCGACAGGGACACTGGCAG ataGTGGACCTCCTCCTCACACATGGCGCTGACGTCAACCTGCCTGACAAACAGGGTCGTACTCCTCTAATGATGGCAGCCTCAGAGGGACATCTGGGCACTGTTGAGTTTTTACTGGCTCAAG GAGCCTCGCTGTCTCTGATGGATAAGGAGGGTCTGACCGCTCTGAGCTGGGCCTGTCTGAAAGGTCACTTACCTGTTGTCCGCTGCCTGGTGGAGAGCGGTGCGGCCACTGACCACGCAGACAAGAACGGACGCACGCCGCTCGACCTAGCTGCCTTCTACGGTGACTCTGAAGTG GTCCAGTTCTTGGTCGACCACGGGGCCATGATAGAGCACGTAGATTACAGCGGGATGCGTCCCCTCGACCGGGCGGTGGGCTGCAGAAACACGTCGGTGGTGGTCGCCCTGCTCAAGAAAGGAGCCAAGATAG GATGTCAGACGCTGCCCAGTCGGCCCCGAG GTCCAGCCACATGGGCCATGGCCACCTCCAAACCCGACATCATGATCATCTTACTCAGCAAACTCATTGAGGAGGGGGACAGCTTCTACAAG AAGGGGAAGGTGAAGGAGGCAGCGCAGCGTTATCAGTATGCCCTCAAAAAGTTTCCACGCGAAGGCTTCAGTGAGGATCTCAAGACGTTCAGGGAGCTCAAGGTGTCACTTTTCCTCAACCTGTCCCGATGCCGGAGGAAAATGAAC GACTTTGGGATGGCTGAGGAATTTGCTACAAAGGCACTAGAACTGAAACCAAAATCCTACGAGGCATATTATGCCAGGGCTCGCGCCAAGCGTAGCAGCAG ACAATTTCCTGAAGCCTTAGAGGACCTGAATGAAGCCATGAAGCAGTGCCCCAACAACCGAGAGATCCTGCGGCTGCTGCAGCGGGTGGAGGAGGAGTGTCACCAGCTGAaccaggaggagcagcagcagcaggacctgGAGCTGGagcctcccccctcccctcctcctacGCCTCCCCCTGAAGACGAGGAGTCCCTGTCCTTGTCCCTGTCCATGCCTCTGCCCCCTCCCCCGGAGCCCCGACTGGAGGACATGGAGCCCGTCCAGGACCTTTTCGAGGACGAGGACTACCTGGAGCAGGAGCTGGAGGCCATGTCTGTGGGTCTGCCTCCGCCCGAGGGTCACGCCAATCCTTCCAGCCTTCCCATCATCCAGAGCCCCCCGCTGTCCCCCACGCACCCCGACCAGATCTACTTAGCCGGAGGTTCTCCAATGGGACAGCCCTACGAGTATcaccccacctcctcctccatgtcctCCCCGACACGAGGGTCGTACCAGCCGACGTCCCCCTCCCTGTCCCCGACGCACCAGAACTCCCACTACCGCCACAGCCCGCCTCACACCTCCCCCGTGCACCAGCAGTCCTACGGCTACAGCTCGCCTCCACTGGGCTCCGGGGGTCAGGGGATGGATCACCAGAGCCCGCCGCCTTCACCTTTACGCCGGGCCGCCCAGTACAGAGCCAGTCCGCCGCTGGAGAGCGTCTGTCTGTACAGGTCCCAGTCGGGGTCTCCCGTTCGCTACCAGACCGAGCAGCACCCGGGTCGACCCAAGTCCCCGCTCTCCAAGATGAGCAGCCAGCGCTCGTTCCAGCTCAGCTCGCAGCCCTCCCTGTCCTCGCAGCACCACCAGGCCCAGGGCCTCCGTCTGCAGCCGTCGATAGCCCAGATCGTCCGCACAAACCAGCCCAGTAACGTGATGGGGAACAGCATGTACGGGGGCCAGATGGGACACTCCATGGGCGGTCGTTACCAAGGGGGGTCGGTGGACGTGGAGAGCCGTTTGGTGTACCAGCCTTCCCTGGACGGACGGTCCATGCCCCAGGTCCAGGCCAGCCTCAGCTCTGGGGCCCTCTGTCAGCACGGCGGCCGAGGAGGGGTTATGGAGTCGGGCCTGTTGAAGGACGAGCTACCCCAGCGCCCCTCCTCTGCCTACCGCGCCAGCAGCGGGGGCCCGGGGGGCATCCGTTACAGCCAGACCCCTCAGATCAGCCGAAGCCAGTCGGCCGCCTACTACCCGGTGTCTGAACACGTGCTAGAACGCGCCAACGCCATGCCCCCCTGCCAGCTGGGCTCTCCCGAGATGCCCCATATGGTACGGCGTCCCGTCAGTGCCAACACCACCGAGATGAAGCAGCACGTGCCCACCCCCCGCCCCCTCATCCACTCTCAGAGCGTCGGCCTGCGATTCTCCCCCTCCAGCAACAACATCTCCACCGGATCCACCACAAATTTGGCGCCGGGCTTCAGGCCGCCCTCGTCCATCCAGCAGATGGAGATCCCCCTGCAGGCCACGTACGAGCACTCCTGTGACGACATGTCCCCCATCTCGCCCTCCCAGGGCGGCGGGGGGCTGTATCAGGGTGAGACTACCCGCTCTAGAAACACGCCCTTTATGGGCATCATAGACAAGACAGCACGGGCTCAGCAGTACCTGCACCAGCCCTCACGGTCCAGACCCATGACGTCCATGGACTCCGCCATCAGTCCCACCTCCCCCGGCCAGCTGGTCCACCAAGGCTCCACCTACAGCCCCCCCGCCTCGCTGGGCAACATCGCCTACTACAACAAGACAAACAACGCCCAAAACGGACACCTGTTGGAAGAGGACTACTACATCCAGACTCAGCCCCCGTCGCTGGGCAAGCTGGCCAACGGtcgcggcggcggcggcggaggAGGCGGAGGGGACATCCTGGAGCGGGTCAGCCAGGTGCCCACCTACCCGGACGTGAAAGTGGCGAGGACTCTGCCCGTGGCGCAGGCCTACCAGGACAACATGTACCGCCAGCTCTCGCGGGACTCCCGGACCCAAGGCCCCACCTCCCCCATCAAACCAAAGAGACCATTTGTGGAGTCGAATGTGTGA